The genomic stretch CTGACCCGAAGACAGCCCCACTCTTGCCCAGACTGTGGCCGCAACTTCAGCTACCCTTCCCTCCTGGCCAGCCACCAGCGGGTCCACTCCGGGGAGCGACCCTTCTCCTGCGGCCAGTGTCGGGCGCGTTTCTCCCAGCGCAGGTACCTGCACCAGCATCAGTTCATCCACACCGGCGAGAAGCCCTACCCCTGCCCCGACTGCGGGCGCCGCTTCCGCCAGAGGGGTTCCTTGGCTATCCACAGGCGGGCTCACACCGGGGAGAAGCCTTACGCGTGCTCAGACTGCAAGAGTCGCTTCATTTACCCCTACCTGCTGGCCATCCACCAGCGCAAGCACACGGGCGAGAAGCCCTACAGCTGCCCCGATTGCAGCCTCCGTTTCGCCTACACCTCCCTGCTGGCCATCCACAGGCGCACACGCACCGGCGAGAAGCCCTACCCCTGTCCTGACTGCGGCCGCCGCTTCACCtactcttccctcctcctcagtCACCGGCGCATTCACTCCGACAGCCGGCCCTTCCCCTGCGCGCAGTGTGGGGAAGGCTTCAAGCGCAAGACCGCCCTGGAAGCCCATCGGTGGATCCACCGCTCCTGCAGCGAGAGGCGCGCGTGGCAGCAGGCCGTGGTGGGGCGTTCAGAGCCCGTCCCTGTTTTGGGAGGCAAGGATCCCCCAGTTCACTTCCGGCACTTTCCAGATATATTTCAAGAGTGTGGGTGATGGCGTTCACACAAACTGGTCAGCGTTTCCCTAGAGAGGAAGAGGCAAGGTTTGTGCATTTGGGGGATAAGGAAAGGAAGTGGGCGTTTGAGGAAAACAAAGTTCTGCCTTAGGAAAAAAGCAGAGGTAGGGGCACAGAGGGCTGTagggagaaggaggcaggaaTCTGAAAAGTTGCCTGGGGGTTGACCCCATTTTCTGAAGCTCCAGCACACGTGTTCCATGTCCCATCCTTCACTGAAAACCATTCACCTAA from Nomascus leucogenys isolate Asia chromosome 2, Asia_NLE_v1, whole genome shotgun sequence encodes the following:
- the ZNF785 gene encoding zinc finger protein 785 translates to MGPPLAPRPAHVPGEAGPRRTRESRLGAVSFADVAVDFSPEEWGCLRPAQRALYRDVMRETFGHLGALGFSGPKPAFISWMEGEVEAWSPEAQDPYRESSAAFSRGQGQEAGSRDGNEEKERLKKCPKQKEVAHEVAVKEWWPSAACPELCNPRQSPMNPWLKDTLTRRQPHSCPDCGRNFSYPSLLASHQRVHSGERPFSCGQCRARFSQRRYLHQHQFIHTGEKPYPCPDCGRRFRQRGSLAIHRRAHTGEKPYACSDCKSRFIYPYLLAIHQRKHTGEKPYSCPDCSLRFAYTSLLAIHRRTRTGEKPYPCPDCGRRFTYSSLLLSHRRIHSDSRPFPCAQCGEGFKRKTALEAHRWIHRSCSERRAWQQAVVGRSEPVPVLGGKDPPVHFRHFPDIFQECG